The Liolophura sinensis isolate JHLJ2023 chromosome 6, CUHK_Ljap_v2, whole genome shotgun sequence genomic sequence GGTCACAGTGTGCTTTAATCTTGTATCCTTCATTAAGTAACGAAGacagccgttgtataagtgttATCATCTTGAGATAGCAGTTGACACCCAATTTGTTAAGCCTGTAGAGCCTGTAGGGAATGGCACAAAGGTTTTACCGTGGTGTTATCCCatagtaccctaattcctcaaccttttcacataagagaacaactttcagagcaatttatgtacatttttcatttgatttttaagACAAacttggttggattgaccaattttaggactttacaaaaagtataattttatcagtctgcacaaacatgttgttgaagaattacagtagttacTCTTAACAAATGTTTGGTAACGTTTTTTGTTTACCTTTCGTCTAGATGTGAAATTAAAGTTGGAGAATGGGACTGATAAGACTCTCCAGGAGAATAAAAAAGGTATTTTGCTGTCATAGTTTGCGTTATTATTTGAAATGTGAGAGGATAATAATACATGCCCAGCCACCACCTCCAACCACACCCAATCgctgtcaaagaaataaacgTTCTTTTTGGTCCTTTGTTTTCATTACTGcatgaaaagaaaacttttaccACGACTGTGTTAACAATGGCTGTTATACATCTTAAGTATATGTTATTGTTAAATATTGAGAATAACAAAGTTACGAAGTTATGCATGTGTTCAGAAGTCCTAGGCAAGGCTTGAAGAGACCATCTTGTGTCAAATGTTGCATGTCTATATGTTATCGGATCTTTGGTGGAATTAGGTATATAAAGTTAAATTAAAGTTCGAGTATATGAATGAATCTGAGTGTGGTTGTCTATCCCTTCTATCATGTAGTGCTACAATTCTTTCTCATGTAGAATTGtgcctgtcttttttttttggaatgcaTAGTACAGTCGTGATAACAGTAGTAATATTGGATCCAGGAAATTGTCAGAAATCATTCAGTCCTTATACATTTGACTATGTTAACAGGTGGTGAAGACAAACCATTGGTTCCACCCCTTGACGAGGCTCCTCCCACAGTTACATTACCCAATCATCAGCCACCTGCCCCACCAGTATCTCAGCAGGGTGTCCATTCACAGCCTCCCATGTCCATGGATGCACCGTTTATGCAACAGCAGAATCAGATATTCGTATTTTCCACAGGTTTAGCCAATCAGGCTGCAGAATGTGTTATGCAAGGACAATACAAATCTATATTGGCGTTTCATATGGACCAACCAGGTACCAAGAAGATATTACAGGTGTGTTGTAGGTTTTCTTATGATATGATCTGTTCTAATATCGAAAAGCAACTGCAGTCCAAAGTTTGCTTGTTAAATATGAAAGTGTGTTTTTGTATGTAAAACTAGAACTCTTGCATTCACAGTATTACATtggtaaaaacaaatttttggcTTACTGCAAGCTGTGATAATGTCCATGGTGAGATAATCtttgtaaacatcaatcaaacaaccaACTATTCAGTAAAGATAAGCATTCTTTATATGCTACTTGTTATATTGTCCATCATGTCTATTTCTGTCTTTACCATTTCTCCTAGAAGCACCCCCTGAAGAACTCCCACTTGAACAAGTCAGCAGGAATGCCTCTCTACAGCATGGCTAACATGAGGCCGCCTCATGTGAACATGATGAAGAACGAGCCACGACCGCGCATGCCAGGAGCAAACAACCCTACATCTAGTGCTGCCCAGGTCGCCCAGTGGGTGCAGCAACAGAATGCCAACCTTCAGGAACAAGGAATGAATTTCCCACCTGTGAACCCTGGGTTTTCTCCTACTCACCCCAACATGCCCTCAAATATGCAGGGACCTGGTGGACCAATAGGTCCCAATTTCCCAATGATGCCAGGCAATCCTGGCTTTGATATGTTTATGGATGGGGGACATAGTGCTGCTCAGGCGAACTTGCTTCAAAGCAAAGTTCCCAATGAAAATTTGACTCCAGAACAATTGCATAGGAGAGAGGAACAGTTAGCAAATCTACGcaaaatacaacaaatgttGTTCCCTGAACAAAGACAACAGCAGATGTTTGGTCCAGGGGGCCCAGGTGTTCCTGGTGGCCCTGGCATGATGCAGGGGAACATGCCTGGGGGAATGTTTCAACACAACATGATGGCGTCTCAGCCCAATATGGGATCTCAACAGGGAATGATGATGTCTCCTGGGCCCATAAGCCCTCCTAACAATATGATGACATCACAACAACAGTTCAtgatgtcacaaaatatgtcacaGTTTGGTCCTGGACCAGGCCCAGGCCCACAACCTCAGAATATGCAAAACATGACTCCTGCACAAAGGGAGTGGGTGCGGTTGCAACAGGAATTCATGATGGACAAAGGTCGTAGGATGCGACATCAGATGGCTCAGCAAATGATGCAGCAACACCCTTCTCAAGGGCCTCCCCCATCCTACCACAGTTCTATTGCTCATAAGAGACATGGGTCAATAGGCATGAACAACCCTACCTCACCAAACACAAATGGACCGTTATCATCTCCCCAAATGTCTGCTCAAAGTTCTGATCCGCAGGACCCGTTAGGGATGTTTGTAGGCCCCGCTCAGCGGAGGCCATCCATGGATGCCTTAGATCCTACAGGAGCTATGAACCCAGGCATGTCATCTCCTATGGGGCCTTTTGAACCAGGCATGATGCCTGGACCAGGAGGTGTCAACATGCCGCCTATGCCCATGGGACAGTTCCATAATGGGATGCCAGCTAGTAGAAAAATGCTTGGACATTTGCACCGTGCGGGTAATCCTGAACAATTTCAGCCCGAGGTTATGATGGGGGGGCCTGGTCCTGGTCCAGGCTCAAGCAACGTGAATAACTCTTCAGGGCCTAAACCTCCCCCAAGCTATGCCCAAGCTCAGAAACGGAAGAGGGAAGACATGGAGGAACTTTACAAAAATCTGCAACCAACACCTTCACCACAGCAAATGAATTACCTCAATCAGTTTGAAGGGCAAGAGTTAACCATCACAAAACAACTCAATTCAGCATATCATGAACAAAGCTCAACCTCAGACTCTCAGAATAATCATTTTCCTCATAATCAGTCTGTGAACTCGCCGTTACATGCTCATGGACCAGGTTCTAACAAGTCACCCGTGGCTGCCTCTCATCAGGTGTCCAACCCTGGAGCCTTGGGAAGTCCCTCAATATCGAGGCCTGGCCCATCCCCACTTTCAGGAGCCAGCATGAGACTGTCTCATTATGACCCTCCCCCAGTGGGCAGTCCAAACACACCAACATCAAAAACTGCTATGTCAAATATAACCTCAGCCAGCCTGGCTAATCTGGCCAAAGGTGTTGAACATTTGTCAAATCAAATGCAGCAGAATATGATGCAGGGTGGACCTTTCCACAGCATTCAGATTCAGGGTCAAATGAGTAATCCAGGGCAAGGGAATGGCCATCCTCCTTCATCAACAAGCCCCACCAGCAGCAGTATGCCTCCAAACTCAGGCCAACCCAGTGTCAACAATACATATGTCAATGCCACAATGTCAATACAACAGTTGAACATTCAAAGTGTCAATGCTCCTAGTAACTATAACCCATCTATGCAAGTTCAGCAAATGAACAATGATCCATCAGCACCACCTCATGTAGGTATGCCCATTGGAGCGAGTGGTGTGCCTCCCTCGTCGGGCAGTGCGGGTGGTCCGGGTATGTCGTCAGTTGTTAGCATGTCCCAATCTCAAAGCTCGGTGCAAAGTTTGTCTCATGCTAATGCGACCAAACCACAGTTCCCCAGTCCACCAGTTTCACAAATACCAACAGGCCCATCAGGGCCTATGGTGCCGGTATCTGGTGCCAAGATGAACAGTTCTCCGAGTTTTGCTCCGGCTAGTGGAGTTGGAAATGCAAACATTCAAATTCAGCCAAAGGCTCCAAATACAATTCAGTATCTTCCAGCAAATCCCCCTGCCACTCAAGCCAGCATGAACAATAATGGTATGGGTCAGCCTGGAATGGGTAACCCATTGTCTCAAGGTGCCATGTCAAATCCTATGAGCCAATCTGGCATGAACAACCCACTGGGACAACCGGGCCCAGGGATGGTAAATCCAATGCCCCAGGGTGCAATGGGAAATCCAGTGGGCCACCCCATGGGGCAGACGGGCATGAGTAACTCAATGGTACCTAATAATATGAATCCATCAATGACTAGCATGAAACGCCCAGAAATGGAATTTATGAACAGATTTCCCTCACCCATGACAAATCTTGAGGGTAAAATCCCAACATCCAAAATGAACTATCTTCCTAATAGCTCACAAAACCCAGGAATGCCAAACCCTAGGATGGGTGGAGCTTATAGCAATCAAGCCATGCAAGCAATGCAACAACAGATGATGATGAGGGGAAATGGTCCCCAAAGTCACCATGGTATGCCAAATCAAAATGGAATGAGTTCTATGGGACCGATGAACAGTATGGCTGGAGGAATGCCTCCAATGGGTAGCCCAATGGGAGGTATGGGTAGCCCTAATGCCATGAGCAGTATGCCCACAAGTAATATGAATATAAGCGGCAGCATGCCTCAGATGAGCAATGGAATGAATCCTATGATGGCAGCAGCTGGAGGAGGGCCTAGCATGAACAACATAAGCCATATGAACAGTGGCATGGGTAACATGAACAATATGGGGCCAATGGGCTCAGTACCCTATGGCAATAATCCGTCTTTCTCCCCGGGTGGACAGCCTCAGATGATGACCAGCATGATGCAAAGCCAACAGATGCAATTTCAAGCTCAGAGTATGTCTTCAATGCCCATGCAGGGTCCCATGATGTCGCGTCAAGCCAACCCCTCAGCCATGCGCATGTCCAGTCCGCCACAGGGCATGATGCAGCCGGGAGGCAGGAGCATGGGCTATAATGCCCAATTTCAACAATTTCAACAGCAAATTTATTCACAAGGACGACCCCGCCAAATGTCGCCTATTCCCAGTATGATGGGAAACCCCGTACAACCTTACATGGACATGATGCCCAATATGCCTGGCCCCACGTGACACAAACATGACCTGAAAGATGTTATGTGATTTGTGTGTGGGTTCAGGAAGCTGTTGTTACAAGGATTAACATTTGTTTCTTCTGTTGTTTACCATGTGAAGAACGTTGTGTTCATTTGAATAATCAAGAGTTTTCTCAGACATTCTATTTCATTAAACgatttcattattattgtttGATGATTATTAGAAAATGacgcaattttttttctattattattattatagttaAGTGTTTGATATTATAAAGATGCGTTAaatttgctaatcaaatcaTGACCAACACACTCCTCACAGTGTTTGTCTTAAGGAACTTACTCAAGATTCTCCCATttacgtatacatatatgtagtggATGAAAGAAGCCCAAATTCATTGCCTATCATAGACAGAAGGAATGTTGGACAAAAAACTGCCTCAGCTGAAAGTCCAAGCCAGAGTAAGGTCCAGCGGATTCCCTTAAATCTATTTGATGTGATTGGGAGAAATAATGATGGCAGTACCTGTAATATCGATAGCTGAGAAGATTCTGTCGCACGCCTATGTAATGTAACTATTCAGTATCATCTGTTATAACCCTTGAATTTTAAGGCCTTGGAgaatttaaagattttattggTAGCAGGGTACTTGAGAGAGCTCTGtaataagtatacatgtaggtagctCATACTGTGATGCGTAAGAGAAAACTTGTGCACCGAGTAACCGCTAACTCATTATTTTTGACAGTGGAGTTCAGTGCATCCCCTTATTTCCGTATGAGAACAGGAGTATCTTTGGTCAGGTATTACAGGGTTTCATCATATCTGGCTGCACCATTACACCACCGTTTTCGTCAGTTTGTCCAATAACAAAGGGTAGATTATGGATCTGCTGGTGGCACCACTCAACTACTTGCTTTCTACATGCATCTTCCATTTGGggtaaaatttgaaataattacCTCTGTCTTCCGGCTTCATCTcatttttatttgacttatttgcAACAAAAGTTGTCAGAATACTTTGTCATGTCAAGGGTAATATTTAAAGGCAGTAAAAGCAGAGACATAAGGACAGATGACTTTTCTGGAAGGAGCTGTTAAAATAGCCAAGATCTTCAGTGCATAATCTGTATATTAAGATGTTTTGTCCATTCTTTATAGGATCATTTTACTGCAACGTCTGATCATACATTTCTAAACGAGCGCTACACGCTGACATCCAAGGCTGTTTTCAAGGTTTCACATGTGAATAGGCTGGAAATGACCTGTTCATTTGGTTACTGTTCCCTCCTGTTTTATAGTTAAGGTTATAGTTTCCCCATTGCCAAGGATCGTTTCGTTTGTTCTTCGTTGCCATGAAATCTTCTGTTTGTTCCGTCTTTTCAGTTATTGTTCCCTTTGTTCATATTTGCTAGTATTTTACCTGTTATCGATTGCGGCAACCTGTTCTCCTTCTGATTTCCGGTTTCCAGGCATTTTCGGTATAGGATATCGTTTAAGACCTGAAAAGGGCTCCCAATAACTGAACCCTCCAGCGATAATGTTGTTGTGAGGAAACCATATGGTTCTGCCACTAAACCTGCGAAAACAGGTACAACTCTGCTCGTTCTGTTCTAGTTTCAGTCTGTTCCTTCGTCAATCTtgtaacttttaaaatttgatgtttGAAGGATACGTTGTCAACACAGATAGCTCCCTTCTATGGTTAtagtgtaaatatgtatgtacggGTTTACCTCGTATACGTGTAAATACCATGTCATATCAAACAGTTAACAGCGTGTAACCGCAGTTTGTGACGTTAATCCACACACTTCTGCCATCCAGCATATAAGCGAACTACGTGCTCCGAAAATGGAGAGAATGGATAGAATTGGGCAGTTAATTCAAGTTTAAATCATtctatttttgatatattttatatatatacatacatatatttataactgCTGGAAGCTACGTCAAAGAGACCTTTTAATAAAAGTACTGTAGTGGTCATAGGCGAATTTTTATATTCAAGTTGGACATGACGTACATAAGCCTCGTGGCcaaagtggtctctgcctgtttttgttttttttgtttttttttttttatcaacccTGGATTCTTGTATCAAATATTGACGCTTAATTTGAAAACGCAGATCAGTTGAATTGACATTTCATTGTGAACTCATTACATTTCTGCCATGTCAAAAATGTGATCAATGGTTTGGGCCGAGTTTCTGTTTGCAATAACTTGAAACAGATGACTGGGCTCACAGGAATATAGTGGGCACAGTAGCTTCCAGTTGTATTATCTAGTAGTTGACGACTGACCGGACGATGGTTTAGTAAACTGTTATATAATGTTCCCTATATACGGACTCCTGTTATCAATTGTCTTTCATCcgcatttttatgtttaaataaGTATTATATTTCCTGATTGTAATTTATCCACGTACCTCTAACGTTTCCTTAGAAAAACAACATGCACCGTATTCGGGGCTGTGGGTCATGTCCGCGAATGTACAGTAAAGTCGGCATTTTAAGGCCTACAGGATAGGTTGAGAAATTGATGGAACGTGTAGTAGTTGTAGAACTAAAACATTCTTTGGCCTTGACAAAAGGCTCTGTAATGTGTTCCTCatgaaagttcgtcagttacctacgaaggtcagtggtttatcccgggcacttcagtttcctccccccatTCACCAAGTAAACCTACCATGGAATGATATTAAATACCCCTCAGCGCCGTTGCGAAAGATAGTGTGTTTACAAAGTAACTGGTGCACAGATCAAGGTCAATGAAAAATGAGGATTCTATTACGTTACATGGTTTACTTTCAGTAAAAGTGAAAGACAAGTTTTGACAAGGTTATAGAGAAATGAACTCCGCGACTTTGAAAAGTAGGTCAAGTAGCGCGATCATATGTAAGTTTCGTAATAGACCGAGATGTGTTCACAGGctggtcacaaaatacaacTTAATGACTATGACcctgaacaaatagtcagccatCGAAAATGAAATGGGTTTTTCGAAATCCTTAAGTGCACATGTAGTGTAAGTTTGATAAACGTGCAGGCAACTACCGTATGCGTAAAAATACAGACTGACGGACTCCGTGCGCTACGACAATTCGACTATAACACATTTggtcatcaaataaatacctgtacagAATAAAAGAGCAAGGTCACATATATACCATTTCAGATGAGGACGAAAGGCGAGTGGTGAAGATACTTTTATTTCAATCGGCATGATACACGAGGTGTGAAGGTTCACTCACAGTTCGGACAGGCAGTCCCTAAAGGAAAAGATAGTTAAAAAATGAAGTGTAGAGTATATACTACTGAAAGCTATGTGTACAACAGTAgttgtttttatatgtttagACTTTTAAAAAGGTTTTAAATGCATTCAGGTGTTAAAATTCTATGGAGTGATTTATGAATCATACTGCCAGTGACAATGTAGGCCCTTAATCTTGACCTCACAGCacctttttttaatttatattcacCTTCAGACAAAGTTTAGAGAAGACTTACCTAAGCACCGGCTATGTGGCTGACAAAACCCACCTTAGATTTTAAACATTCAAATACGTTCAATTCTCTTTTTTTAAACTCTAAGGGAAAAAATGAGGTATTTTTATGCGTAGTTCTTGTCCGTCTTATGGACCACTTCGTTCCatacttttctttcatttcGAGATATCTTTACCTGAACTGTACCCCGACCCCATGGCCGGTGGGCTTCTATACCTTTGtggctgaccgccgtcgtgcaGCGATGAACTCCAATCAAATTACTAAGATTGCACAATGAAGACTTTAGGGCATTACTTCCATTCTTGAATTGAGATTGACGTTGCAGTGCAAGAAAGTGTGCTGCGTTAGGTATAGTTCAGGGTTTGTTATCTGTGGGATACAGTATAGGGTCGCATAGAATTCATTAATACCTGTTCTTGGAAAACCGCCACACGATTTAAAAATtaatcatatatgtatgttttgagGAATACAGTTCtccgtataggcctacataataaacatacatgtatatatttacacatttcgCGCGGCACAATGACTCGGAAGCCTTCCATGAAACcgactgctgtgagttcaagtccagctcatatgcTGTTTTCCCCGTCTTGCCGGAGGTTGGgcggtcttccaacaacctgctaTTGGTCATAGCTTTCTCTAAGGCCCTCCTCAAcataattctggctgctgttgtgcaagtgtaatattcttgagtacatcgaaAACTCAAATCAATATACTTACACATTCCCGTACGTCTTGAATTGCTTTTTGATCCTTCGACTAGGAGTTTCAAGATggtgttttgttcattttgttattcTTTTGCAGTTCTGAATGTAGATCAATTAAGTGCTACAAACTTACAGAGATCATGCGAATAATGAAGATGTGTACTGTTCATTATGGTGTCTATGGATTGCCCTGACTTAAATGTGTTGGCAGACTGTGTAAGGCACAAAAATGAACTGCAAAACAGAGTTTGTACTAAGGTGAACTGGTGGTGTGTTTTGTGGCATATTGATTACGAACATTTTGGATATTTCGAGGTATGGGTATGTCAATGAGGCAGAGTTTGTATAAGATACTGTCAGTCTTCCCCAGATGATATGGAAGCTTCatttaattcagatttactttcccgCATAACTATAGACCAAGTCACtgtccataatcttacacacccagtgtatgCTCATGTAATAAGCTACATAGAGTACAACTGACTGGACTCCCACTGGCTAAAAGTTCCAACGCTGTTGCACTAAAATttcatgtaacaccgtcacgaaagatcaaccatgctacGCATTATATTCCACTATGCAAACATTGCGGCTCAGCGGGAACGAAAGATCATTCATTGGCGTTAATTGTGGtgcaatgttttattattaatgttattatttatttgaaatgacaccgcgcgattcttgaaaaagaattgaTAGTTGTTCATTACTGCAAACACGTTTAAGTAGGAGAAACAACTCGCAACAGATGATTTTTGTCTGCCCCTTGTcgaatttttcaagaatcaactgttgcTCGTAAGGAGCCTCAGTGGCCGAGTGTTAAAGCGCAGAATTGCTCCGGAGTGTCACCCATGCGGTCACTTTAAATTCgttcagcccatgctggcttcctctccgtttgTGTACGTGTAAAGGCTTGACACCAACCTACGGATGGGTTTTGAGTTTTCCGCTGGCCTTGCTCActtttcctcccacaataatgttgcaGCATGCATGGattattgcatatttttttacttcgatgtaaaacaccaatcagataaatgaatacatacatatgtatagagttgcagtaaataaatacatgtatacagttgaaGCAGTGGAATAAATTATCCCacggggctccgtggctcagttagttagcgcgctagcgcagcgtaatgacccagaagtctctcgccaatgcggtcgctgtgagttcaagcccagttcatgctggcttcctctccggccgtaagtgggaaggtttgtcagcaacctgcagatggtcgtgggtttcccccgggctctgcccggtttcctcccaccataatgctggccgccgtcgtataagggaaatattcttgagtacggcgtaaaacaccaattaaataaataaacaaataaattatccCAGATTGAGGTTGAACTTTTCATGAGCCACATTGAGAAACGACTGTCTATTTACAGGCCTAGTATCAGAAATCCTATTCACGAATTAACGATATAACTGAAAACCTTTTGCATGATACTTTAATTACGATACCATATTCTTTATGTAGTTATAAAAGCAGAGGTTCGGTACATCTGACTCGTTTCGGGTTTATATTTAATTACCGAGCAGGAAAATTTCACTAACCTTTGCAACTGGAGTCTAGCTATCTTAATGTTATGTTATCTTGAATCAAACAAGTTATGCGAGTTTTATAAATGTCCAATAATGCTATAATTATGGCTTTTTCAAAGATAAATTGTTGTCAACGAAACCCAATGACTATAGAGTACCAGCCGGTATGTACCTTGGCGAAATTCGAACTCAAAACATGGTGGACCTTGGTTTGACATGTTTGAATCAAAAGTCTTAGCATGCGTATAACTATTGAAAGCTGATTTATGGATGTTCTACTCTTCGGGTGACTTGTAGTACATGCAACAGTATGGAATGTTCGTTGCGTATTGAAAGCCGAGGGCAGATTTTCTATCTCTCTGTATAATATATAGTGCGAGGCAGATTCAGTGTTGCGATTGAAAACTGGTATCACTAACAAGGTATCTTGTTTTCACGGAGCTAATGACTGGTAAAACAGTATCAATCTGTTCCGAGGCATGTACATTGGTGAATTTATCTAATGATGGAGTGTGGCCATGAAGTATAATGTTTCAGTTTGATACGGTATGGACCTTGTTTTGTAGGAATAGGCAG encodes the following:
- the LOC135466775 gene encoding trithorax group protein osa-like isoform X2, with the translated sequence MPRKNKSQETSRCDGLRAMWELPYLNQTLGFLQDKLKLAHFTIQEFEDSLLEKESWPLLDIFTNLLRYLTGNTAIVFENLEDHLSELITSHQRTDNSLKDEKLSSLSPENKVQLLKWLLDQVIEGRDEDVSDYLNDHFSPNDLRPINVGQDAFNNTYWYFGDQRLYKENTSRKAGKKDWETVCVTLKDWRFFLKQFRKTTNPQEKELFHYLSDELFPLVRAQLESAKSVESSLCPAKKGEVTLPEELEFPEMLKETDGMPNETSGNSVKCEIGNVKAEMKEEAVKSVEPESGGIPPQNPNPMPNGEVDVKLKLENGTDKTLQENKKGGEDKPLVPPLDEAPPTVTLPNHQPPAPPVSQQGVHSQPPMSMDAPFMQQQNQIFVFSTGLANQAAECVMQGQYKSILAFHMDQPGTKKILQHPLKNSHLNKSAGMPLYSMANMRPPHVNMMKNEPRPRMPGANNPTSSAAQVAQWVQQQNANLQEQGMNFPPVNPGFSPTHPNMPSNMQGPGGPIGPNFPMMPGNPGFDMFMDGGHSAAQANLLQSKVPNENLTPEQLHRREEQLANLRKIQQMLFPEQRQQQMFGPGGPGVPGGPGMMQGNMPGGMFQHNMMASQPNMGSQQGMMMSPGPISPPNNMMTSQQQFMMSQNMSQFGPGPGPGPQPQNMQNMTPAQREWVRLQQEFMMDKGRRMRHQMAQQMMQQHPSQGPPPSYHSSIAHKRHGSIGMNNPTSPNTNGPLSSPQMSAQSSDPQDPLGMFVGPAQRRPSMDALDPTGAMNPGMSSPMGPFEPGMMPGPGGVNMPPMPMGQFHNGMPASRKMLGHLHRAGNPEQFQPEVMMGGPGPGPGSSNVNNSSGPKPPPSYAQAQKRKREDMEELYKNLQPTPSPQQMNYLNQFEGQELTITKQLNSAYHEQSSTSDSQNNHFPHNQSVNSPLHAHGPGSNKSPVAASHQVSNPGALGSPSISRPGPSPLSGASMRLSHYDPPPVGSPNTPTSKTAMSNITSASLANLAKGVEHLSNQMQQNMMQGGPFHSIQIQGQMSNPGQGNGHPPSSTSPTSSSMPPNSGQPSVNNTYVNATMSIQQLNIQSVNAPSNYNPSMQVQQMNNDPSAPPHVGMPIGASGVPPSSGSAGGPGMSSVVSMSQSQSSVQSLSHANATKPQFPSPPVSQIPTGPSGPMVPVSGAKMNSSPSFAPASGVGNANIQIQPKAPNTIQYLPANPPATQASMNNNGMGQPGMGNPLSQGAMSNPMSQSGMNNPLGQPGPGMVNPMPQGAMGNPVGHPMGQTGMSNSMVPNNMNPSMTSMKRPEMEFMNRFPSPMTNLEGKIPTSKMNYLPNSSQNPGMPNPRMGGAYSNQAMQAMQQQMMMRGNGPQSHHGMPNQNGMSSMGPMNSMAGGMPPMGSPMGGMGSPNAMSSMPTSNMNISGSMPQMSNGMNPMMAAAGGGPSMNNISHMNSGMGNMNNMGPMGSVPYGNNPSFSPGGQPQMMTSMMQSQQMQFQAQSMSSMPMQGPMMSRQANPSAMRMSSPPQGMMQPGGRSMGYNAQFQQFQQQIYSQGRPRQMSPIPSMMGNPVQPYMDMMPNMPGPT
- the LOC135466775 gene encoding trithorax group protein osa-like isoform X1 gives rise to the protein MPRKNKSQETSRCDGLRAMWELPYLNQTLGFLQDKLKLAHFTIQEFEDSLLEKESWPLLDIFTNLLRYLTGNTAIVFENLEDHLSELITSHQRTDNSLKDEKLSSLSPENKVQLLKWLLDQVIEGRDEDVSDYLNDHFSPNDLRPINVGQDAFNNTYWYFGDQRLYKENTSRKAGKKDWETVCVTLKDWRFFLKQFRKTTNPQEKELFHYLSDELFPLVRAQLESAKSVESSLCPAKKGEVTLPEELEFPEMLKETDGMPNETSGNSVKCEIGNVKAEMKEEAVKSVEPESGGIPPQNPNPMPNGEVDVKLKLENGTDKTLQENKKGGEDKPLVPPLDEAPPTVTLPNHQPPAPPVSQQGVHSQPPMSMDAPFMQQQNQIFVFSTGLANQAAECVMQGQYKSILAFHMDQPGTKKILQKHPLKNSHLNKSAGMPLYSMANMRPPHVNMMKNEPRPRMPGANNPTSSAAQVAQWVQQQNANLQEQGMNFPPVNPGFSPTHPNMPSNMQGPGGPIGPNFPMMPGNPGFDMFMDGGHSAAQANLLQSKVPNENLTPEQLHRREEQLANLRKIQQMLFPEQRQQQMFGPGGPGVPGGPGMMQGNMPGGMFQHNMMASQPNMGSQQGMMMSPGPISPPNNMMTSQQQFMMSQNMSQFGPGPGPGPQPQNMQNMTPAQREWVRLQQEFMMDKGRRMRHQMAQQMMQQHPSQGPPPSYHSSIAHKRHGSIGMNNPTSPNTNGPLSSPQMSAQSSDPQDPLGMFVGPAQRRPSMDALDPTGAMNPGMSSPMGPFEPGMMPGPGGVNMPPMPMGQFHNGMPASRKMLGHLHRAGNPEQFQPEVMMGGPGPGPGSSNVNNSSGPKPPPSYAQAQKRKREDMEELYKNLQPTPSPQQMNYLNQFEGQELTITKQLNSAYHEQSSTSDSQNNHFPHNQSVNSPLHAHGPGSNKSPVAASHQVSNPGALGSPSISRPGPSPLSGASMRLSHYDPPPVGSPNTPTSKTAMSNITSASLANLAKGVEHLSNQMQQNMMQGGPFHSIQIQGQMSNPGQGNGHPPSSTSPTSSSMPPNSGQPSVNNTYVNATMSIQQLNIQSVNAPSNYNPSMQVQQMNNDPSAPPHVGMPIGASGVPPSSGSAGGPGMSSVVSMSQSQSSVQSLSHANATKPQFPSPPVSQIPTGPSGPMVPVSGAKMNSSPSFAPASGVGNANIQIQPKAPNTIQYLPANPPATQASMNNNGMGQPGMGNPLSQGAMSNPMSQSGMNNPLGQPGPGMVNPMPQGAMGNPVGHPMGQTGMSNSMVPNNMNPSMTSMKRPEMEFMNRFPSPMTNLEGKIPTSKMNYLPNSSQNPGMPNPRMGGAYSNQAMQAMQQQMMMRGNGPQSHHGMPNQNGMSSMGPMNSMAGGMPPMGSPMGGMGSPNAMSSMPTSNMNISGSMPQMSNGMNPMMAAAGGGPSMNNISHMNSGMGNMNNMGPMGSVPYGNNPSFSPGGQPQMMTSMMQSQQMQFQAQSMSSMPMQGPMMSRQANPSAMRMSSPPQGMMQPGGRSMGYNAQFQQFQQQIYSQGRPRQMSPIPSMMGNPVQPYMDMMPNMPGPT